The Oryzias latipes chromosome 9, ASM223467v1 region ATGTCCGACAGTCACGTTGTAGGGGGCTGACGGGGCCCCTGCGCTGCACAGCCTCCCATCCCTCACCAGCACCGGCACCGCCACGCGCCTCGGGGCCGAGGGGTACCCCGCTAACTCCAGAGACTTGTCCTGTCTCTGACGCTTGCATTTGTACCTCCTGTTCTGAAACCAGATTTTAACCTGCGTGGAGGTAAGTTTGAGCACGTGGGCCAGGTGTTCTCTCTCCGGGGCGGACAGATAGCGCTGCTGTCTGAAGCGCCTCTCCAGCTCGGACACTTGTGACTGAGAGAAGAGGACGCGGGGCTTCCTGTGCAGCCCGGCGCGGCTTTTAGGGTCCTGCTCACTGTGGGGTGGACTGTCAGCACGGATCATACCTGCACGACAtgagaaaaatctaaaattccccaacaacaaaaaatacgcACAAGAGATGTGGACATTgaattgtctttctttcttttttcttttattcaaaaaggCGCAATGGTTTTAAGAGAGAAATATAGTCTgacaaaatgcaataaaaaacaaaaaacaaaacaaacaaataaaaactgtcaaatttcAGAGAATAAGTGAAaagattaaataataattaaatttcaCTATTTATGCAtacaactgtttttaaaaatatatcgtCTGTGGAGGTATTGATAGATATCAGGACGTATGCAAAGcggaatagaaaaaaagagcaatctcaataatttttacaaaattatAATGCttcatgtttctttcttttttcatgtgtAAATTTGAGCCTCAATAGGCTGAAGGGCACTTGAGACCGTGCAGAAAACGATTCTATGAATGTGATGTGGCCTTTAGGCTGCATCGTCTCACCCTTTTCCGCTGCTGCTGAGTTGGAACCCCGCATCTTCTCCTGCATCCCAGGGAGGCTCTGCTCAGACTGACAGTCGTAGAAGTTTGGAGACGCAGCATCCTGATGGTGCTGCATTGGAACAACCTGCTCActcatccaaaaacagttctccCAGTCGCTGCTGTAGTTCAGCCTCAGAATATCCCTGACGGAGAAGGGCGTCGAGGTCGCGGAGCTCGGGTGCATCCTTACTAGATGTGTTAGGTGCTTTGCGCGCGGGGGCTGATGATGTTGATGCTCCCGGACGGAACTCTCTTTTGCTGACTGATGAGTGAAGACTTCTGAAGATCTGAATGGTTCAAGGGTCCAGCTAATGAACACGGAAGATGGTTATCTGCCCCCAGAAGAAACACAGGGCAACACCCCGACACTCAGGGCGCACAGCTTCTAGTCTTCTCACCTTACAGATTTAGTTCTTATAATACCCGCCTTCTCTGAGAGAGAACATAGCACAATTGCATAATATTTCATAAAAGTTTCCTTTAAGAAACAAACTTGTCATActataaaaagttacatttagcATTTTCAGTAATAAAAAGCTATAAcccataaaaataaagttgtttattttttgctttagtcTTTCGGAAGTAAGTCATGACATTTTGGCTCCAAGCACGCGCTCCTGGCTATTCAGTAAGCCACCTAATCAGCAGGCAGCTCCTCCAGGGCTGAGTGATGTTGGGTGATGTAGAACAGCTTTGCCTCCGACATTGTTTTCCAGCCTTGTTATTACCGCTCTCAGGCCACAACAAACAGTAACTTTACACCTGATGTTGTGGAAGTGGAGAGGCAGCGGCGCCAGCCCGCAATGCTTGACTGAGGCCCAGGCGCGCGTCCGCAGAgacaggaacacggacagacaCGGCGCGTCCCACTGCatgggatgtgtgtgtgtgtggggggggggggggggggggggcactcagtCCTGTTTGCAGTCCACGCGCCTGAGAAGCTGTTACTGAGTTTGTTGAAAAGATCCTTCCTTAATGGGACAGATGGAGCACAGGATGACACCCAAAGGCAAAGGGCGCAGCAGTTTGAGAAGTTGCTCACAGATCAGGGCAATGGTCTAATGACCGAAAAACTAgacattcaaaacaaaagcagtgccacacattacagtttttctcagtcgctttagtacaattctcagatcagaattgaagtttgcaaatacgtgtgtgcatttctcaaaacaatttgttcaaacagcaaaacactatggatttcttgcaaaagcctgtaacttgctcaaaatctttagttcatctctcaaaactaagtctttatgtcattgaacatgtcagtgccatcagaatgtcaagtccttgtgtcattgtctacgaacaagactgTCAAATTagttagtcatgttgtcaatataactgtgtactttagagggaggttctgatgtaaactatggctaaagttttgatgacaattattgtaaaatgtaagttacacattttttgtttgattgcaagagactggacaagattcacatttacacttttattgttcatattgtaatttgttgacagaaccatgtcataccaacatagaaaaaacccactgcaaacagtaacacaaaggggaaaaaaagataggacaatattctgtacaacagttcaggcagtgcagtaggaattggtgtggtcttcctacatcTCTTGtcattcctgtatgttaggccacaaattctcatccacatcacagcgaatatcctctcttgcaatacaatgaaatatgtttgtcacattgtgacaacttggtcaaccattttgcagttaatgacttatacgatgaagaAATTACtgggtgttttgaggagtaagactattgcacagtgaactatataatacattttgatcaacatgacataaacgactgataatgtagcaaagagcagagacttgtacataatcattttcatggatgtaccaaagcaattgcaacttgttcaaagaagtgagaaactgcttatataatgtgcacaagtgacatcatgatgtgaagattgaacaaatagttttgggaatttcattctgatctgagaattgtactaaagcgactgagaaaaactgtaagtcaAATCTTAAATTTGGAAAAGAAACAGTAACCACATAGGTGTGGTAGTTTCTTCAAGCAAagaaaactgtctttaaaaTCTTGGAGGTTGCACTTACTTTTCATACAGTTATTTTGAAGAAACTCCAGTGGTTCTGTGGTGAATTCCCACAAAACCTTTAGCCTTTATGTTCAACTGAAACATAATTTAATGAGACAAAATTTAAAGTCCCccctccaaaaataaaaaaaataaaaatgtcgaCATGATGTGATGGTGATGAGGAGAAACAGCCTactacaatacaatacaatactaCATTGAGAAGCAGCTCCTCctgagatagatagatagacagacagatagatagatagatagatagatagatagatagatagatagatagatagatagatagatagatagatagatagatagatagatagatagatagatagatagatagatagatagatagatagatagatagatagatagatagatagatagatagatagatagatagatagacatcTAAATGATTGCGTGTACAATAAAAATGGAAgatttagtcttaaattattattaataataatttctaaGTTGATAGTGATTAACATTACCTGAAGGTCCTGCTTGAATACTAATATTTAATTGAAAGAAATTGTGTCAAACTTTGTTTGGAGTCAtctaaaattcaaatgaataatTTTTATAAGGTTTCAGCCTCTTTAATCAAAGTTAAGCGACTGCATGAAACAAATGCCCATATggatttacagtaaaaaaacaaaaagtttataataaatattaatctgggataaaagaaaatgaacacatttcGAATGACAACTCAAGAAAAATATCTTCAATTGTTATGGAAATGGTTAAAAACAAGTCAGTTCCATATATTTTCCTTCAATCCTCTACTGGCAAATGTCTTTCTTTACCATTTGGAAAGGGGGATCCTGTGGTGAAGCCCTCTGTGATCATGAGTGGGGACGTTGGTGTGGAAAGATcccctaaatatttttttcctcgCTTCATTATCAAGGCATAATTTATTTTCCAgttctttttctgttcctttGTTTCTCATGTTACATGTCAAACAATGTCGATATAATGTTACACCAGGAGTTTCTGCCACAAACtccaataaatcaaaaaaaaagggaagaaagtgttCCGGATCATACTTCCTGTTTAAGAACAAACTAAACCTTGCTTTAGtcctaaacaataaaatatttaacagtAATATTCTGTAAAAGAAGtcagcaaaaagtaaaaaaaagaaaaaaaagaaacctgaacTTCAAACGTACAGGTGGAAACACTTGACTGTGTGATACCTAGGGGCATTTCAGTTTGCCCAGTTTTGATGGGTTAATTGCCTAATCACCACGCTGGTGTTACCTCGAACCTTGAGGCAATGCTGTCTAACTGTTTCTATGACTAATGTTGCTTAAAATCATTAAGATCTTTTTCCACTGATTCCATCATGTGTCCTGTCACGGTAACATAAGAAGTACAGTTTACCCAGAAGACCTTTGGCAAAAGAGGAGCCTGATAGAAGCTGAAAGAGAAGATGGCTTCTGCCTCTATTGACGGAAACTTAACCCAGACTTCCATTGGCTGATGAGCAATTTAAGGTCTTCTTAAAAATGTTAGAAACCTCTTCACTCACTCAACCTTAGATGCCAATTGTGGTTTAAGTGTATACGTTTCacgattattattatttttcttgttaCAATGTTCTAATTTTCAGAGACACTAAATCTTGGATTTTCAAAACTATAGTAAAGATgtcaagaacaaaataaaggtttaaaacgTATCAATCtatgaatataaaatataaaaatataaatttttgcAGGACATTCACATGTTTTACATGGACCCGCATGTTAATCATAGTCTAGAAGTTATTGaatcagcaaaacaaaaacaaaaatgaattcaaCGTTCAAAGTCTGTTATTTCTGtataataaaaatagattttcattTAACCGACTAAAGCTCCGTTTACCTCGGCACTTACCACCTTGGTAAACTGTTTTCCATCATTGCCTGTGGCATGACAACATTGACAGTATCTTTTGTAATTCATATAATTAAGTTATTATTGGGAtgtcaacacattttttgatcAGTGCGGCACAAATACCGTTTGATCTTGGATATGTCCTACTTGCTGCTATAAATTGGAACCAGGTGAATTTGTGATTGAATGTTGAATGTCCGTTTGAGACATGTCTTGgtgtgttgaattttttttcttaaaataagaattcttgagAAGACAGTTTTTCTAACCCCATTGCcagattgttttcttttttttatttaaagaaaatctgtcaaaagaaTGTTTGACTCAATGTGACCCGTTTTTTCAGTAAGTTTTTCTCTCTTAGCAAAATTTTATGTtgagttgttgtgttttgtataAAACAGATTATAGGTAATAGGAAAAATAGACAAATATACTTGATAAAATTTAGCATTTGAAAAATCTGTAGCCAATTTGTTACTGATCAAACAATAAATCCCTTCTAACTTCTATGGCTGGATGGAATTTAGCAGATTCTCAACAGTATTTTGAGCTCTTGCTCTCAGCTCACTTGATGTCCAGCATGACATCTGATGGGAAAGAGCATATGGAAATGCAGTGTATGACTATAAAGGGTGTCAGCAAAAGCTTTCCATGTGGAAATTGGTGCAACTTAATTTTGGCCACTAGATGTCTCTACCACACTGTCTGCACATCATTGGTCCTGTTTAAAGTTTCTGATCAGTAACTTTTTTTCTATCTCAATGCAGAATTAAGTGTATACTTAGGAGCTTCTTTTCAGACTTTCAGAAATACAAAGACAGAGAAAGTATGTATATGTGAACCTCATCTCTTTCATGGACTTAAGTTGAGATGTGTCTTTTGAGGATGTTGAATGCGAGTTTGAAGGCTCAGTGATGTGTAGGTGTGTTTCTCTGGTCTGAACATCTCTTCCAGGTCATCCACAAAGATGGGAATGCAGCAAGAACAGAGGATTTTACTGATATGAATCATATGTTGACCTTAGTTGCATTTCTCACTGTGCTTAGAGAAATGGGGACATTGATAGGTGCAGATAAAGAAGGCAACATCTCAAGGATTACAATGTTTGAGCTTCAGTAAAGTGATCAAATGTGCTGTTGGTTCAATCCCTCATaatgtactttttcttttgtacttTTGTGAAACAAACATATTCAGATCCACAAAGACTGCATTTCTTTTGATTTCCGGACAAACACCTCAGACAGTCCTGCTTTGGTAAaacctgagaaaaaaaacagtttcatccTCTCCCCCTGCCACTCTAGCTCTTTCTTCAGTAAAAATTTGATCTAATTTTCTTTCCTGTCCTTGAATATTTCCCCACAGAAATAAAGGGATAGTGATTGCTGGGTAAGATTGAAGTGGATGTAATCTTCCACTGCTCTCAGTCATTCTCCATTTCACTGCACATCTAATTTGTCACAGTGCTGATGAATATCCCACAAGTTTCATGGGAAAGAGAAGGACATAGTGAATATAAAACACACTGGGAAAGCGTGGAAGCAATTGCTGTACCGCAGTAACCATAGTGCATTGTTCTTTTTGCCCCATGAAATTGCTGACCCTGTGTATGTGCACTGTGGAGACATTGCTATCCTCCCTCAGAATCACATCAAGAGATTAAACAAGTGACAAACAAAGCTTGGTCAATTGCCTCTGTGCAGCTCTGTGATCATTTATGATGCCTGACTTCAGGGTCACTTTGTTTacccatggacaaaaaaaaaaaaaaaaaagcagcaccccatcaagctgtgcaaacgAATGCATTCTCTGAGAGCTCGCTTTTTGCAAAagccacacacattcacaagcATGCACACATCTGTTACACTTGGTTGTATAATTTCAAAGCACACGTTCTgctgattaaaaagaaaaaaaagatagttgTGCTAAAAAAGTTACGAATACAAGCAGATGGTACAAACTGCATCTTCACAATGACATCGTAATTTTGTCATTAGGCATTATTACTCTggtcgggttttttttttgggtggtgaGAGACTTGGCAGCTGTCCAAGCAACAGGCAACAAAATGAATAGGCAGGGTCAAAAATCTGCTCAAATGTTTCCTGGCAACAAGATGTTCCTCTGTTGAAAGCAGTCCTTCCATCTAAATAGCTATTAAAAGTTGCCCACCACATAACTGTAGCAGTGCAGAAAGACATAATGAGAAAACCTGTCTTTAAAAGGGATGTACAAAGCAATCTGTCCATCATGCTTGTGTGTGATAGTCCAGAGGAGTGTGTTTTGAATGTCCCTTTATAGGCAGAAAAGCAGAGCTGCTGCATTACCTATCAATGAGCGTAGTGGCTGATGAGAAAGCCCTTCAGGATCTCTCTCTAAATAAGCATGAAATTATATCATCCACTGACTGAGATTAGTGTCCACAGAGCTTCTTGCCTTCTGCCAGCTCTTGTCCTCGGGCTGTCAAACCAACCAGTCACTTTGCAGCTTCAGCTCATTTCAGCAAGAGTTTAAGAAAGTTCATGTTCTTTAGAAGGTACCGTCTGCATCCCATCATCGTCCTTCATGGGTATTGCAGGGTTTATTACATGCTGAGGGTATGTGGTAAACCAAAGCAATTCTTTATTCTAATTATTGGTGCTTAAGAAAGCAGCTATTGTATGACTGAGTGGAAAGAATGTTGTACTTTGGGGTTTTAGAACACACAGCTTACAAAAAAGCTCAATTTATGTCTTTAAATTGGTACTAAGCTAAATTCCCTCTGTTAAAGCTGTAACCTTACATC contains the following coding sequences:
- the LOC101172588 gene encoding homeobox protein Nkx-2.6, which encodes MHPSSATSTPFSVRDILRLNYSSDWENCFWMSEQVVPMQHHQDAASPNFYDCQSEQSLPGMQEKMRGSNSAAAEKGMIRADSPPHSEQDPKSRAGLHRKPRVLFSQSQVSELERRFRQQRYLSAPEREHLAHVLKLTSTQVKIWFQNRRYKCKRQRQDKSLELAGYPSAPRRVAVPVLVRDGRLCSAGAPSAPYNVTVGHYNAVLGCGGSLYDCGCHSYLSPRVCPTTRI